The nucleotide sequence AAACAGACCATCACAAATCACGTCCCAAAGCTCGGAGTCTTCAGCCATAATGAAGTTATGCATTCATGTTTTCCACCAACCATAGTATTGGCCGTTGAATCTTGGGGGTCTATAAGTTGATTGTCCTTTCTCGAAGTTTAGTGGAGCATCCATGATGAAGATcgtttctaggtgttaacctttttaGAAAGAACTTGCTCTGATACCGATTGATAAAAACTAGTAGTCCACCAAAcaatatagagaaccaggttctccgTCCATCCCCAGAGTAAAGAAGCGGAAAGTAAAACCAAACagtatagagaaccaggttctctatctgttCCCATAGTAAATATGCAGTAAATAAAAAACACACGATATTTATGTGGAAAACTCCTTGCTCaagggattaaaaatcacgactaccctagtaggatttcaacttcactaaaccgagcaaacttcagattacatcctattgcaatctaggaattaaactcttaatccctcaccccTTACACTAACTCTATTGTAAGCCCTTTGCAATTACTCTATTACAAAGCAACAAatcttgactaactctagtcaagaaaccaaaccaaataaTGGTTGAAATCTGTCTTACAAAGACACTTCTTGAAAGTATTGGAGGATTTCAATGAAGAAAAAAAtgacaaagactcaacaaacctaaggacctaagatatcttcaatctctGGATCTGGTCCATGAGGTTGTAGCAACTTTGTTCTTGAGATACGTGGTggctagcacttgagagaatatgaTTTTTTGGATTTGCAAGCGCTGAGTGAAGCCTCTTGCATCATGTTGATAATATATGTGTGAGGTCATGAAAGATGATGCAAGAGCGTGTCCTTTAGTTTGGCCTTAGCAAGCCACAGCTGTGCTGCTGTACTGCTGTCAAACGGTACAATGTAGCAGCTTTTACAGTTGTAGAGTTGACTGCAAAACTGATCCCTATttgttccctctgttgttcccTTATCTGATATCATTGAGAATTGAACCAGTCATCTGATTAGTTACTGTGAACGCAAGGGAACTAATTGTACAAGGTTGCTTATACAAATAATTCTTTCATAGGTATATATGCGACGTGAAAATATACAAATTCTTTTTTCTTAAGAAGAAAATCTGCAGACCTGATGTTCGGAGTTAAACAAGTATGGACAGTCAGCTAGCAACAGATGAGGCGCTCTCAATTTTGATTTCTTTGCTCTCAGTTTGGTTTACATTATGATAAAACTGTGAAATCGTTGAATCACATATGCTATAGTCAAATCAAGGTTGAATTTATTTTAACAGAAATtttggataattaattaattatccaaGTCTTAAATAATATACTCGAAGAATCTAGTGATTTACTTTGATGTTCAGTGCTAATGCAGCCTATTGACTTAAATACCACGTACCATAATTAAATAAAGAGAAGGACTTATTTTACAAAACCACATGTTAAATGCCTAACTACCTGAAGGAGTATGACTTCAACAATGACAGCCATTAGACTTGACtcgtcctttttttttttttgaactattttaaaattttcaagccTAATGTTTCATCATCTCATTTTATATAAGGGTGTTTGATTTCGTACGGACttcataaattaaaagaaaaatttgacATGTAAGTTAAGTAAACGAGCAGTATCAAACTCGCCCGTTGAAATTATAAGTGATGGTGATAATTTcacatgattttttattttaaataaataataatgggAGTTCCAATAAAACATGTCATTATTAAAATGGAGatattaaaatttaatatatatttttttaaagattgtTATTTTagacaaacttttaaaaaaaggTTTACCACGTAATATTGGAAGACTCCTATTGCGCCGGTAAACAACATATGGGACACGTGTCAAATGGTGTAAGACCGCTGCCCCACACGCATAActcttgcttcttctttttttctttttcttcaaccAATCATTCAAATTTTAGTCTTGATTTTCGCAAGCGTGATAGCTTGAACTGGATAATTAAATTTGGCATTCTAGATCTTTAAAGTTGAATCGTCcttcaaattttgaaaaagataTTTTAGGGTACAagcatcattttttttttgacaacTAAACATTTCttgtcctaattgattttaggcAATTAGACGACCTCTTGAAAaagaattatataaatattttagtTAAAGGTATGGCATATTGAATACTTGATGTGTGCGGAAAATGTATACAGtgagacctctctataacaatattCTTAAATAATCAGAGGCGGTTCAACGTTTAAGGGTTTTAGCAttcccattatatttttaaaactatgGGTTCAATCTACTATTTATTGCAATTTTAATGGATTTTTATACATTAATTTATACTACgcgtcaaaagttatgggttcaattgaacccggcACCGGAGTGTTATAAAAGCAAAGTTTTTTCAGAACTAATGTCATGttttgttataatatatgttctctataacaacaaTTCGCTATAACATTCAAAAATATTCAGAACAAACGAGGCTGTCATAAAAAAATTTGTTGGTATAATTATGTGCTCTAGTAATCTCCTTCGATGTATACTTGACAAAAGGAACAAGTCAAGAGAAGTAATTGTGCATTCTCCCTTTGAATAAGGATTAATGTACCATTATACTACGTATGGATTGAAAAAATAGGCACAAATGGAATAAGAGTTTAAAAAGATAATTGACAATTTTGAAGTTACTAATAGAACGAATTCCAATTTTTTCCATCATTTCCACTTTTTCTAGATATATATGTTTTAATTTTAATACATTTATACTCTTCAGACATCATCTTAAGAATTATAGTCGTTGTACACTTCGTAGGATTTATCTCTTCCATCTGCAAACATCTCCATCTGGattgaaacttttcattttatgaGAATCGCAGTCAAATATGCTACTCTAGCTAATTAAATAGTCTTACAAGAACGAGAAATGTAGTAATATCCTTGTTTGCAATAAATTTATGCAGAGAAAAATAAAACTGTAATCACAAATAATTATAAAGAAaaaggattttattgataaacgTTGTAGGTTACAACTCTGTTTATTCCTTGATTCTTCCCTCCGATTTATTCTACGTGATTCGAGGGCCTTAGCGGCGTATTTCTCGAACGTAGGACTTTAagcaagacatatttgacatgtctTTGATCTCTTAATGAATATTCCAAGAGTTTCATGGAATTTCGAAAATCTcatatttgatctctttgtgcatATTCTAAAAGTTTATGGAATTGCTGAGATCCCTTTGAAGGATATATGTAGTCTTATTTATAGGCATGAATTAGGgtttagatgaagtagccaccaagtaaccctaatagactcctaatatttcaagagttgtcttgaatttaggatttatcttAATCTGTTAAAATTTGAGTGTCTATGATCCTCAATATAAAAATACTGTAAATGGTACATAGAGCATTTTGATttaagaaaaaggcaaaaaaaggaaaaatcataCAAGACGAAATAATAATCGAATGAATTTGATGATTTAGATAAGGGAGTGTGACTGTTGGGATTGAATTTTTCTGCTCTCTTTCTTTAACTATCGGGTATTTCAACTAATTCAGAGTCGGAAGTTGCCTCATTAAGAGGCACTTTTCCTATTAAGAAATTTTTAATTCAAAACTTGAATTCGAGATtcgataaaaaaaattcaattattCAATCACACTTTTTGGTGTTATTTTTAAACTTCCTTGATATGTAACGAAAATTCCTAAATTTTGAACGCCAGCAAGAATCAGTCTTGACCAATTATTTTCTCCAAATATTTAGGACCATTTTGGATTTTGCACGTTTATATACCCTTAAATCTATCTGTACATTAAATTTCAGGCATAAACAGAGGCAGATGATTTGGTTCATGTTTTCCCAAGTCCTAACTCGTTTAACCTATAACACGTGGCAATAACACCCACCAACTTTGGCCCCCTAAATCTGTTTCACAACACGGTGACGGGAGGCAGAGTACGACGCTTTGATTGGTCAATTTGTGGGAATGTGAAAGTGGTGGAAAACTATTTTTCAAGTCTTGAATTTTCTACAACAAACTCTATAAAGCAGGCCAATAGAAAATAGGACCCAAATTTATTTATTGTAAACATAAAAAGGGAGAAATCCACGTTTTTCTTCTCTCCTTTCCAAGAATCATCAATAGGCTTTAAGAACTGAGGAGTCTTATTGAACATTTACTAACACTTATATTTGATCAAAAGAGCTAGAGATTAACCCCTACTTTATTTTCCTCTAAGAAAATGATAGTAGTAAGATGGTGGATGACAACATTCCAATTGACAGAGCTGTTTGTGAGTTGTTTAGTTCATTTGACTTACGGGCTTTACATATTCAGCACAGCAGTGGCCGGTGATGTTTCCCAGACTCTGAGCGATTGGCTTTTCAAGCCAAATTTGGAAACTAGCCTTAAAACAGATGATTCAAAAAAGACTAACACTGATTTGCCTCCTATTGTGTTGGTTCATGGAATCTTTGGTTTTGGCAAAGGGGTAATGCCCCTTTTAcacattttctccttctttgggttttggggttttttttctttctccattATATGAAGATCACAACTGTTTATTCTAATTGCCACGTGGCCTTTTGTAGAGATTGGGAGGACTTTCATATTTCGCTGGTGCAGAGAAAAAGGATGAAAGGGTTCTAGTACCGGATTTGGGTTCACTTACTAGCATTTATGACAGGTGGATATTTTTAGCTCAAATTCTGTgatattgtgtgtgtgtgtgtgtgtgtgtgtgtgtgtgtgttttggcAACAATTGATGGATTTTAGTTTTCAGGGCACGTgaattgttttattatttgaaaGGAGGGCAGGTTGATTATGGGGAGGAACACAGTAAGGCTTGTGGGCATTCCCAATTTGGACGAATTTATGAACAAGGTCAGAAtcttttcattttaatttttattttctataaTGTTGGTCTGAGATGAATTTTGAAGGGGGAACAAGGTCAATGAGAGTTCATTCagccgaccccaacttgtttggacTGAGGCgcaattgttgttgttatatactATTACTTAATTGCATTTCAATCTTTGTGAATTCAATGTCTAACTTAAACTAGCCACTTTTCTTTCCTGGCTAAAAAAATGAAGCAGGACACTACCCCGAGTGGGATGAAGATCATCCTATTCATTTTGTGGGCCATTCAGCTGGAGCACAGGTTGTTCGAGTCTTGCAACAGATGCTGGCTGACAAGGTAAATTAATGCACAATTAGTTACAAAATTGGGACACCTTAAATAATCTGTTCAACATTAACATTAAGCTTACTATGATAGGCATTCAAAGGTTACGACAACACTTCAGAGAACTGGGTGTTAAGCCTAACATCATTATCTGGAGCACTTAACGGGACAACCCGAACTTACTTTGATGGAATGCAGTAAGTTTCTCAAAATCTTTACTTGCTGCAGTTTAACATTATTTGGTCAATTATTGCCATGTGAATAATAGATGCTTTTATGCTATAAATTTGATCGAGTTGTGAGTTAATAAATCAATATTTAGCTGTGACGTCAGAGTCCTAGATGATCTTCGCGTACATAGTACTTGAGGAGGCACACAATAGGTAGCTACTCCATTATATTACGATAATATGCATAAAACTATTGTCAAAGCTATCATCTGTTTGTAGCTTTGTTTACTTTTATGTTTTTGACCAGTTAACTGAGATCTGTAAAACTGCAGTTTTTACTGAATTTGACTGAATTTTTCAACAGACCTGAAGATGGGAAGTCCTTAACGCCCGTATGTTTGCTCCAACTTTGCCGCATTGGAGTAATAATTTATGAGTGGCTTGACATTCCCTTGCTGAAGGACTATTACAACTTTGGCTTTGACCACTTCAGTATGTCCTGGAGGAAAAGTGGTATCCGGGGTTTTGTTGATTGCCTTTTAGGGAATGGCGGTCCATTTGCTTCGGGAGATTGGATACTTCCAGATCTTACTATCCAGGGGTCAATGAAGTTGAACAGCCACTTACGTACATTTCCGCAAACATACTACTTCAGCTATGCTACCAAGCGTACCACACAAGTAATGGGTCTTACAGTTCCTTCTGGCGTTCTAGGGATACATCCGCTGCTATTCATCAGagtcctgcaaatgagccaatgGCGGCATCCACAAGATGTTTCTCCTCCGTACAAGGGCTATAGGTTCGTGCCTATTactcctctgtttcaatttacttagatagatgaAGATTCTTTATACTACATGCGATATTCACCTGAATTTTATTTCTAATTAGTCAGCAACATTTGAATCTCTGTTGTGAAAATCTTATCAAGCATTAACTATTATAATTGAGTGACTATGTTGTGTTAAGCCATGCTCATATGCACCGAGATCTCACTTCCAATCCGGTTATCATTTTTTGAGTTATTGTTGTTCATGGCCAAGTTATTGTTGATTATTAGACTGGTTTGTGGATATACATGCATGGCTGATTTGCACCGCGCCAAAGTAGGGATTTTATAACACCACTTTCAATTGATTTCCAGTTCTCCTAATTTTAGTGTCACCTGAACACGTTTCTGTTTAATTTCCTTTGTAAGATGGGGATTTCCAATCCTTAAAACAATCTGTTTATGATCAGTTTAAAGTCATAAATTTAATACCTCACTAGGTTTTCAAAACCAGTAATTCAaatgcaaaattgagttcctaTTCAAAATTGCATCTTCTCAAACTAATCATCGTATATGACAGCACTATGGATTCAATACAAATAATAACTAGTTTCATTGACTCATTGCTGTTATTTCATCTAATACATGCAGGGATGAAGATTGGTGGGACAATGACGGTGCTCTCAACACCATATCTATGACGCACCCACGCTTGCCGGTTGAACACCCGAGTCACCTTGTCGTTAAAGATTCTGATTGTCAGCCCTTGCAACCTGGCATCTGGTAGGTGACCAGTCAGATTCTGCTCTTGTATTTGTTTAGCCAAGTTAATATCATATAGTATCTCTTCTAGTTCTGTGTCCATAGCCTTTAATAACTACACAGTCCTCATTGTTAGTCTTCATTTATGTCATTAGTATTCCTGGgtaggggtggcaaaatggttaaaagaaaacagttaaccatccatattatccactaaaaaatgtgttggataatgaacttcttaaaaattggtcaaatatggataagaatcatattatccatttagaaaatggataaccaatgggtctaacttttacatttgtaaagcctcaaattggggttcctcaagttagggagattaagaattctcccaaaagtgatcatatgcaagaattcatggataatatggtccggttaacccatttttatccgtattaaatatgggtcgggtcggataattggTCCGtttttttcattacccgttttcgacccgaaccatatccgccccgccccgcccgtttgccactcaTATTCCTGGGTATTAACAATTGAGGTTTCAAAGAATTGGTTCTTTGCTTTATGATAAGCCATTGTTATAGCCATATTTTCCTTGCAAGATGTATCTTATCAAATATTATCCTTTTTCTTCATTAGGATTTAATGTAGTATTGATCATTCTTCTAGTAGAATTCCAAATCAGAACTCAATAATATCATGTGAAAGTGACATAAATTATTTTGTCTCCTAACTGATTTTGGTGATAGATTCGTCTGACCATCTATACCTACCTATATCAAAGAGATGGATACTAACTTATATGCATTGATTGGATATAGTTTTCCTCCATTAGTAGATTTAGATCTTTAGGTGATATCTGAAGCAAATGTAGTCTTTATCACTTGGTTGAAGTGCGAGTTCCAAGAATCTATTATTCAAAGAAATATGCTTATATTGAATTATGTTCTCTACGCTTTGAGTAATGTATGGGAACTTACCTCATCAAAGAGTATTATGTTCTATTCCAGGAATCATCAAGTTTCCTCTTCTGTGCAGGTACTATAAAATTGTGGAAGGTGATCACATTCTTTTCGTTGTGAACCGGGAACGAGCTGGAGTTCAATTTGATTTGATCTACGACAGCATATTTGAGCGCTGCAGGAAGCATGTCTTAAGAAAGACTCCAACACTCCCAAACCATAGTTAGGAAGATATTCTCTCAAGGGACGGTATTCTGCAGTATCACATTCTTCTAATCTCTTACACATCGACAAATATCTATTCGTCTTTGAAATGGATTTTAAGGTCAATGTCTCTCATTGTTCTTTTGTATGTAGTTGTTATCACCACCATTGGCTCGTAGGCTTTCCGTGGGGAAATGTGAAAGGGAAATGTAAGTAGAGATTTGCTCCGTTGCACTGTCAAAGAAGATGAAGACAGAATTCCAAAAGAATACAGAACTTTCTGCTTTGACCATGAACTCAATGATTTTTTATGGTGATTGACTGATTTTTCATCTCAATATAGTAATAGTTggggaaaatacataagttactcCCTAAACTTGTCTCAAAAACTCATTTACATATTCTAACTTTACGAGTGTCTTTTTACCCCCGATTCTAACTCAAAGTAGAATTAATACCACCCTGAGAGCTGATGGCAGAGAGTGTTTTCACTCCTTAAAACTTGTGACGGGGAAAAAcaagtgaaaaatggattaatTTAAGGCATGTGTTATTCTTTAATTGGATAGTACACAATTGACTAGACTAATTTTGGCGagcctcttttcttttttcattttcctcaTCTCTTCCTTCCCCTCAATCTTCTATCTTCACCTGCAAAACCACTGTGGTGCCTCCAAAACCACCGTTGCAGGTTCTCCAACTCCAAGACAAACCTTATTTGGTTGAAATCATTGGTAATAACTCATGATGCCCAAACACTTTTGTGTCTCTCTTTCAATTCATTGAACAAAATCACATATTGGGTTTGCCGTCTCTATATATCCAAAAGAGGTCCACAAAACTAAATTTGCGTTTGTGTGTATGGATATATCCTTTGACACAGCTTATTGGCTATGTTTGAAAAATATTGTTTTGGTTATTATTATTTCTCTTCTATGTTACTAAACAAAATCAACTCTAGTTCATTTGGAAAAGAAATAAAGCTTCGGTGATTGATCATGGCAGATCTGTCATTCTCAGTTATGTTACGGAAAGATCAGCTCTCACCATTAGAAACCCCGATGGAAGCCAACAACAAACCACCAAGATCCTCTTTCACCACCAGAAGTGCGCATGCCTTCCGTCTTACTGTGAACGCCCACGTCCAATGGAATTTCTGGGAAGGATTTCAAGAAATGTAGAAGGAAATGATAGTGAAAGAGTTaaataaaaattggaaaaaagagAGATAAATTAAATTAGATGGCATCTGATGTGGCGCCCTGTGTAATACACCACCAGCCTCAAGATTCGTGGAGCATTCTCTGGGTGATACAATTCCACTTTGAATACGAATAAGAGGGTAAAAAGACACTCGTAAAGTTTAGGGAGCAACTTATGTATTTCCCTAATAGTTACTTAAGAGTATCTACATCCATACATAATATTTGATGTAATATGTATTACAGAAATGACTGATTTGGCATAAGGACCTTCGtattttgagttattatttttttttatatatattttatttaaattttgagGTTAAGAATTCTAAATGAAAATGTTTTCAGGAAGTTTGTAAGGACCTTCGTAATTTGAGGTTAACCATTTATTTTCTTAACTGAAATAACTACCATGAGAGATCTAACAGACAATAGCTTAACTTCTTTTTTCCTTTACAATTTATAAGCACCCCCAAAACCTCaattcacaaatatatatatcATCAAATCACCATTGATGATGGCAGCTAAGGCTAGGATTTCTGCAGCTATTTTACTAGTTTGCATTATCCTTCCTTTGCTAGCCTCAGCATTTCTTGATCATCTTCCTGAATTTCTAGAACATGATTCTAGAAATAAAGATGTAACAATCCGTGGTGATAATAATATTGTTCGTGCCAATGACAATGACTTTACTCTTCCTCGCTCACAtgagaaaaagaatgaaagatctttaagagaaaagaagtcaaagaagaagaagcataagaagaagaagaacaagaagggAAAGAAATCACACAAAgataaaatttttgattttgaccATATTTTTGGAGGAAACCAACAAGAAGGAGATGAATTTTCCCCTTATTTGCAACCATTTGATGTGCCTCAAACAACAGAAGAACAAGAACAGACCGAGAATTATGATGGATTACGTGAGGGATTTTACCAGAAAACATGTCCTCAAGCAGAGAATATTATAAGAAATGGTCTAATCAGGGCCTTTCAGAATGACTCTACCATTGCTGCTGCATTACCTCGCCTTCTCTTGCATGATTGCTTTGTCAATGTAAGTCCTCGCCAACACTTTCCAAATTGCAACTTCTGCAATAGTTTTATCTAGATTCCACCATATCTTCTTAAATGAAGTCCAAGTATAACTCATTAACTCATACAATCTTAAATTTTGGTGGTAATTGCAACATATTAGTCTAACCAAAAACATGAATTTGATGTGCAGGGATGTGATGGGTCGATATTACTAGATACAACACCCAGTGGTGCAAGAGTGGAGAAGTTAGCAGGCACAAATGGTGCTACAGTCAAGGGATTTGAACTCATAGACGAGATCAAAGCCGAGCTCGAGAGACAATGCCCTGGCATTGTCTCCTGCTCTGATATTTTGGCATACTTGTCGCGCGATGCCTTTGTTTTATCAGGCCTCCCCAATTACAACGTGCTAGGTGGTCGACGCGATGGCATGGAATCCAATGAAGCAAACGTTGTTGGAAACCTACCACTTCCTGGCGACACAGTGGATCAAATGATTGATCTTTTTCAAAAGAAAGGCCTAAATTCGGAAGATTTGGTTGTCCTAATTGGTGCACATTCAATTGGAGTAGCCCATTGTTTCAACTTCCTTTACAGATTGGACGAACCAGAGAAGGCACAAATGTTAGATCCAAGGCTTGCTGGAGTCATGAGATTTATTTGTACTAACCAAATGAATACCTTACCTTTTGATCCCACAACACAGTACAAGATGGATTCAATTTTCTACAAGCAACTAATGATGAAGAAAGGGTTGATTGAATCGGATCAAATACTGGCTCAAGATATTAGAACGAGGGGCTTGGTGCAAAAGTTTGGTGATGATGAAATGGGATGGTTTGATAAGTTTGGTAAGGCTATGAATAAATTGGGAGCAATTGAAGTGCTCACTGGAAACCAAGGCCAGATCAGGAGACAGTGTAGAGCTGTTAACTGAAAATTGGATTAGTTTCTCATAAAGCAAGCCAAAAGGTGTAAGAATTTGCTCATTTCAAGCAGTTTCCTAGACAAATTAAAGCCTTGTTGACAGAGATAACAAAATTTTACTTTCCCATATCATCTTTGGGAATTTATATATAATTACTTCCAACTACTAGTCAGGGAAATTGATGATTTGTCCAACTGCTGGCATGTGTACTTAGAGTGTATGGACGATAACTATATTTCAAGTTGTTCGAGCAAACAAAATCATACATTCTGAGATGTTAAAGAATGTAAATGACATGTATGGTTTCAACAATATAAAGTTATTACACTATTTAGTATAGAAATTTATGGAATACAATAATTTGACGATATATTCGCACCAAACATGGGTTGTTGATTAGTATTTACACGATACCAAAAGTAAAATTAAAGCAACATCAGGAGAAGATTGTGGTCGTGAAATAGTTGTGGGGTCCTAGCAAGTAGACGGGACAAGACTGGGATAAAATTATCGGGACGGGACGGACTTTGACTGGGATAATAACGGGACGGGCCTTAAACAAAACGGGATAAATGGGACGACCCGGTAGGCCCATTCCATCCGAATGGGACGGGACGGGATGAGACGTGggcctttttaaaaaaattatttaaatatttaagcaTTAAATTTGGCAACGACTATTTTTTTTATAGATGGCAACGGTTAATTTTTTAAAGTCGACAATGACTAAATTTTTAAAGTTTACAATGGCtagttttttttataacttttttaataaacttaaaacttaataaattataaagaaactaagtaaagaattataacaTAAGATTTGTAACGAAATATTTTAGTAGTTATAATAGACttgtaatttattaaatataatCTCAAGTTATAAAGTAACTaagtaagacaattcataaaacaaattaaaggctaaagccttttattttattaatacaAGTATTGAATTTCACATACAAATACAAGTCTTTTGAAGAGCATctaatctacgcagccaccttctaggaaggatTCTATTTGAACTAGGATAATATAtaccaaaaaattattttgtagcataataaaaaatttctaaaaatttaataAGCTCTTTGATCTCATCCCAATCAGACTCAACAATTTGATCAGTGGGGTTACCAATATGCATATTAAATACCATTTGTATAAGCAACTAATAATCATAACTAATTTTAAGCatttcataagtagaattccaCCTATTACAAATATCTTTTGGAATTTTTCTATATGGAAGGTCAGCATATGCACATCGTTCTTTAAACACACGAATTCTACTTGCTTTATTAGCACGAAAAATATAGCCGCAAGCATGTTGTACTGTAACgattcgaccggtcgttttgaatttttgcacttcgctcgctagttctcgggcatgactagccccgtgtgatgtattatgacttatgtaaatcgtcggttttgatatTCAGGGTCATCAGAATGAATTttgaagaacagttctcagtttgaagcttaaaatttgaaaggtttgaccaagttttgacttgttagtatatgatctcggattggaatttttatgatttggttagctccgttaggtaatttgggacttaggagcgtgatcggaatgtatttttgaggtccgtggaaggtttaggcttgaattggcgaaattgagatttttggcattttccggttataggtgagattttgatataggagtaggaatgaaattccagaagttggagtaggtctgttgtgtcatt is from Nicotiana tabacum cultivar K326 chromosome 18, ASM71507v2, whole genome shotgun sequence and encodes:
- the LOC107776899 gene encoding peroxidase 57-like, giving the protein MMAAKARISAAILLVCIILPLLASAFLDHLPEFLEHDSRNKDVTIRGDNNIVRANDNDFTLPRSHEKKNERSLREKKSKKKKHKKKKNKKGKKSHKDKIFDFDHIFGGNQQEGDEFSPYLQPFDVPQTTEEQEQTENYDGLREGFYQKTCPQAENIIRNGLIRAFQNDSTIAAALPRLLLHDCFVNGCDGSILLDTTPSGARVEKLAGTNGATVKGFELIDEIKAELERQCPGIVSCSDILAYLSRDAFVLSGLPNYNVLGGRRDGMESNEANVVGNLPLPGDTVDQMIDLFQKKGLNSEDLVVLIGAHSIGVAHCFNFLYRLDEPEKAQMLDPRLAGVMRFICTNQMNTLPFDPTTQYKMDSIFYKQLMMKKGLIESDQILAQDIRTRGLVQKFGDDEMGWFDKFGKAMNKLGAIEVLTGNQGQIRRQCRAVN
- the LOC107776898 gene encoding uncharacterized protein LOC107776898, with product MIVVRWWMTTFQLTELFVSCLVHLTYGLYIFSTAVAGDVSQTLSDWLFKPNLETSLKTDDSKKTNTDLPPIVLVHGIFGFGKGRLGGLSYFAGAEKKDERVLVPDLGSLTSIYDRARELFYYLKGGQVDYGEEHSKACGHSQFGRIYEQGHYPEWDEDHPIHFVGHSAGAQVVRVLQQMLADKAFKGYDNTSENWVLSLTSLSGALNGTTRTYFDGMQPEDGKSLTPVCLLQLCRIGVIIYEWLDIPLLKDYYNFGFDHFSMSWRKSGIRGFVDCLLGNGGPFASGDWILPDLTIQGSMKLNSHLRTFPQTYYFSYATKRTTQVMGLTVPSGVLGIHPLLFIRVLQMSQWRHPQDVSPPYKGYRDEDWWDNDGALNTISMTHPRLPVEHPSHLVVKDSDCQPLQPGIWYYKIVEGDHILFVVNRERAGVQFDLIYDSIFERCRKHVLRKTPTLPNHS